The proteins below are encoded in one region of Nakamurella flava:
- a CDS encoding aldo/keto reductase has translation MERTPSPDQDLVLGTMYFGTRTPENHAWALLDQYVAAGGTWLDTADNYAFWADPSGLGGASERVVGSWLRVNHGAPVKVATKVRWAPLVPHRWPESAAGLSAPAVRRAVEGSLDRLGLDAVDLLWAHGEDRDVPLSEVVGVFGDLVAEGRARRLGAANHAAWRVERARALAVATGRETFSALQLRHSLLQPRPGAGLPDSGHRLLADEDLDLAQDAGLAVWAYTPLLNGAYSRSDKPLPAAYDHPGTRAVSAVLDDVTAETGATRHQVVLAWLRAQGITPLVGVSTPGQLAEALDGRALQLSADHLARFAAAR, from the coding sequence ATGGAACGCACGCCCTCCCCTGACCAGGACCTCGTTCTCGGCACCATGTACTTCGGGACCCGCACCCCGGAAAACCATGCCTGGGCGCTCCTCGACCAGTACGTCGCGGCGGGCGGAACCTGGCTGGACACTGCCGACAACTACGCATTCTGGGCCGATCCGAGCGGTCTGGGCGGCGCCAGCGAGCGTGTCGTGGGTTCCTGGCTGCGCGTCAACCACGGTGCGCCGGTCAAGGTGGCCACCAAGGTCCGGTGGGCGCCACTGGTGCCCCATCGCTGGCCGGAGAGCGCGGCGGGACTGTCGGCCCCCGCCGTCCGGCGTGCCGTGGAGGGCAGTCTCGATCGGCTGGGCCTGGATGCCGTCGACCTGCTCTGGGCCCATGGGGAGGACCGGGACGTGCCCTTGAGCGAGGTGGTCGGGGTGTTCGGCGACCTCGTCGCCGAGGGCCGGGCCCGGCGCCTCGGCGCCGCCAACCATGCCGCGTGGCGGGTGGAGCGGGCCCGTGCCCTGGCGGTGGCCACCGGGCGCGAGACGTTCTCCGCCCTGCAGTTGCGTCATTCCCTGCTGCAGCCGCGGCCGGGGGCCGGCCTCCCGGACAGTGGGCACCGCCTGCTCGCGGACGAGGATCTCGACCTGGCGCAGGACGCCGGGCTGGCCGTGTGGGCCTACACGCCGCTACTCAACGGCGCGTACTCCCGTTCCGACAAGCCGTTGCCCGCCGCCTACGACCACCCTGGCACCAGGGCGGTGTCGGCGGTGCTCGACGACGTCACCGCCGAGACCGGCGCGACCCGCCATCAGGTGGTGCTCGCGTGGCTTCGAGCCCAGGGCATCACCCCCCTCGTCGGCGTCAGCACTCCCGGCCAGCTCGCCGAGGCCCTGGACGGTCGGGCGCTGCAACTCTCGGCGGACCACCTGGCGCGGTTCGCGGCTGCGCGATGA
- a CDS encoding response regulator encodes MPGSITVYLLDDHEIVRMGLRDLLESDGDITVIGQSGRASAQGQILALRPQVAILDARLPDGSGIDVCRAVRSKDPTIRAIILTSYDDDDALAAAVLAGAAGYVLKQIRGGDLLQAVRAVAAGHSLLDPGTVEAVMRRLREGPELDPALAVLTRQERRILGLIGQGLTNRQIAAQLVLSEKTIKNHVSRLLAKLGFERRTQAAVFAERHRTPGSVPSPAASTRSALRSSE; translated from the coding sequence ATGCCGGGGTCGATCACCGTGTATCTGCTGGACGATCACGAGATCGTCCGCATGGGCTTGCGGGATCTGCTGGAGAGCGACGGCGACATCACCGTCATCGGGCAGTCCGGACGTGCCTCGGCCCAGGGGCAGATACTGGCGTTGCGCCCGCAGGTGGCGATCCTCGATGCCCGCCTGCCCGACGGTTCGGGCATCGACGTCTGCCGGGCGGTGCGCTCCAAGGATCCGACGATCCGCGCGATCATCCTGACCTCCTACGACGACGACGACGCGTTGGCCGCCGCCGTGCTGGCCGGCGCCGCCGGGTACGTCCTCAAACAGATCCGCGGGGGCGACCTGCTGCAAGCGGTTCGCGCCGTCGCCGCCGGGCACAGCCTGCTCGACCCCGGCACCGTGGAGGCGGTGATGCGACGGCTACGGGAAGGCCCCGAACTGGATCCCGCCCTGGCCGTGCTGACCCGCCAGGAACGCCGGATCCTGGGGCTGATCGGTCAGGGGCTGACCAATCGGCAGATCGCCGCGCAACTGGTGCTGTCGGAGAAGACCATCAAGAACCACGTGTCCCGCCTGCTGGCCAAGCTCGGCTTCGAGCGCCGCACCCAAGCCGCCGTGTTCGCCGAACGCCACCGCACACCCGGGAGCGTGCCGTCACCGGCGGCGTCGACACGATCGGCGCTCCGATCATCCGAGTAG
- a CDS encoding MerR family transcriptional regulator: MKVTRRLPTDDRPDAAGGLAPADAAAHCGVSLDTLRYYEREGLIGPVARTSGGRRSYDENDLFWVGLVTCLRSAGLGIADLREFTTLLRSEGDPGARVDFPAHHRAVLQQRAASIATARGVLDEKIAHYSAVPPPTDRPGEADRPVV, translated from the coding sequence ATGAAGGTGACGCGACGACTCCCGACGGACGATCGGCCCGACGCGGCGGGTGGTCTCGCACCGGCGGATGCCGCCGCCCACTGCGGCGTCAGCCTGGACACCCTCCGCTACTACGAACGTGAGGGGCTGATCGGCCCGGTGGCCCGTACCTCGGGCGGCCGTCGCAGCTACGACGAGAACGATCTGTTCTGGGTCGGTCTCGTCACGTGCCTGCGGTCGGCGGGACTCGGTATCGCCGACTTGCGGGAGTTCACCACCCTGCTGCGCAGCGAAGGCGATCCCGGTGCCCGGGTCGACTTCCCGGCCCATCACCGTGCGGTGCTGCAGCAGCGCGCGGCCAGCATCGCCACCGCGCGGGGAGTCCTCGACGAGAAGATCGCGCACTACTCGGCCGTCCCGCCGCCGACGGATCGCCCCGGCGAGGCCGACCGGCCCGTGGTCTGA
- a CDS encoding GAF domain-containing protein, whose product MVRKCDGRPGDSDPGLRIGSPLRELIDQAEEVLLVRDRLRKLIDASRLVMAQLELPDVLQRVTTAAADLTGATYAALGVLSPEGGLEQFLHTGMAPDAVAGIDHLPRGLGLLGAVISEAEAIRLDDLAGDPRSSGLPVGHPPMRSFLGVPIRLRDAVYGNLYLADPRVAAFTTEDTEVIQALAATAATAIENARLFDAAHLRQRWLQSSNQLMIDVLTGSADTQHVVDIARETADADIGLHASPVPDSDLAVIDVVSGPSVDGLTGATFPLMGTRTREVLNNGRSLRTRIGGRNETPPPLRLDDLDEVGPLIMVPLTGGHGTRGVLVLGRRVDRPDFTAAELDLVATYAGHAAVALELVEARAAQARIDILEDRERIARDLHDHVIQRLFAVGLRLQGGQRAAPPQLADRIGQAVDDLDDTITQIRTTIFELNRRPTAGSGSLRAIVLRVVDELSPGLRRRPTVELRGPLDSLVPRSLYADVEAVLREGLANVARHAHADDVEVGVDVADGVLVLEVIDDGPGFGDDQSRSGLDNLRRRAERHHGTLWLSPPGQPGAVLRWSVPLPASRSAPS is encoded by the coding sequence GTGGTCCGCAAATGTGACGGGCGCCCGGGCGACAGCGATCCCGGCTTGCGCATCGGCAGTCCGCTGCGCGAGTTGATCGACCAGGCCGAGGAGGTGCTCTTGGTCCGCGATCGGCTCCGCAAACTCATCGACGCCAGTCGGCTCGTCATGGCCCAGTTGGAACTGCCTGATGTGTTGCAACGGGTCACGACCGCCGCCGCCGACCTCACGGGCGCGACCTACGCGGCCCTCGGCGTACTGAGCCCCGAGGGCGGGCTGGAGCAGTTCCTGCACACCGGGATGGCACCGGACGCAGTCGCCGGAATCGATCACCTGCCCCGCGGATTGGGACTGTTGGGCGCGGTCATCTCCGAGGCCGAAGCGATCCGACTCGACGATCTGGCGGGGGATCCGCGCTCCTCCGGCCTCCCGGTTGGCCACCCGCCCATGCGCAGCTTCCTCGGCGTTCCCATCCGGCTGCGCGATGCGGTCTACGGCAACCTGTATCTCGCCGACCCCCGGGTCGCCGCGTTCACCACCGAGGACACCGAGGTCATCCAAGCGCTGGCGGCGACCGCCGCGACCGCCATCGAGAACGCCCGCCTGTTCGACGCCGCCCACCTCCGGCAGCGCTGGCTGCAGTCGTCCAATCAGCTCATGATCGACGTGCTCACCGGCTCGGCCGACACCCAGCATGTCGTCGACATCGCGCGGGAGACCGCCGACGCCGACATCGGCCTCCACGCCTCACCGGTACCCGACTCCGACCTCGCCGTCATCGACGTAGTCAGCGGACCGTCCGTCGACGGACTGACCGGTGCCACGTTCCCGCTGATGGGAACCCGTACCCGAGAGGTGCTCAACAACGGCCGGTCGCTCCGCACCCGTATCGGTGGCCGGAACGAGACCCCACCGCCATTGCGACTCGACGACCTCGACGAGGTCGGCCCACTGATAATGGTTCCGCTGACCGGCGGGCACGGCACGCGGGGTGTCCTCGTTCTCGGTCGACGGGTGGACCGCCCGGACTTCACCGCGGCCGAGCTCGACCTGGTTGCGACGTACGCCGGTCACGCCGCCGTCGCTCTCGAACTCGTGGAGGCCCGCGCTGCACAGGCCCGGATCGACATCCTCGAGGACCGTGAACGCATCGCCCGGGACCTGCACGACCACGTCATCCAGCGGCTCTTCGCCGTCGGTCTCCGGCTGCAGGGGGGCCAACGGGCCGCACCCCCGCAACTGGCCGACCGCATCGGCCAGGCCGTCGACGATCTCGACGACACGATCACGCAGATCCGCACCACGATCTTCGAACTGAACCGCCGGCCCACCGCCGGGTCCGGTTCCTTGCGGGCCATCGTCCTGCGAGTCGTCGACGAGCTGAGCCCGGGACTGCGGCGACGGCCGACGGTCGAGCTGCGCGGGCCACTGGATTCACTGGTTCCCCGGTCCCTGTACGCCGATGTCGAAGCCGTCCTCCGGGAAGGACTGGCCAACGTCGCGCGCCACGCGCACGCCGACGACGTCGAGGTCGGAGTCGACGTCGCCGACGGCGTCCTGGTTCTCGAGGTGATCGACGACGGGCCCGGGTTCGGTGACGACCAGTCGCGCAGCGGTCTGGACAACCTGCGACGACGCGCGGAACGGCACCACGGCACCCTGTGGTTGAGCCCGCCCGGGCAACCGGGGGCCGTTCTCCGGTGGTCGGTCCCGCTGCCCGCGAGCCGGTCGGCGCCGTCCTAG
- a CDS encoding zinc-dependent alcohol dehydrogenase: protein MRAAVVTSFDGPITIQERPMPVPGTGQVLVGVEVCGLCHTDIHAARGHWPVTPPLPFVPGHEGIGRIEQVGPGVDPGRIGQRVALAWLGSACGVCRYCVSGRETLCPRQRNTGYSIDGAFAEYAVADARFAVPVPDAVASIDAAPLTCAGVTTYAAVRAAAVRPSERVGVFGIGGLGHLAVQYARLVGGEVVAVDILDHKLRLATELGADHVVNAAAVDPVTAIADLGGLDVAVVLSVAPAVFRQAFASLNRGGRLVLVSLPAHGELTLPIFDTVLKGIRVIGSIVGTREDLAEVFRLHALGRTTVITQTRVLQDVEQSFTDVLNGAVPARIVFDLEAVPADDPRDRASLLG from the coding sequence ATGCGGGCAGCCGTGGTCACCTCGTTCGACGGTCCCATCACCATCCAGGAGCGGCCGATGCCGGTGCCGGGGACGGGTCAGGTGCTGGTGGGTGTCGAGGTATGCGGGTTGTGCCACACGGACATCCACGCCGCCCGCGGGCACTGGCCGGTCACCCCGCCGTTGCCGTTCGTTCCCGGCCACGAGGGCATCGGCCGGATCGAGCAGGTCGGTCCCGGAGTGGACCCGGGGCGCATCGGTCAGCGGGTGGCCCTGGCCTGGTTGGGGTCGGCCTGCGGGGTCTGCCGCTACTGCGTCTCGGGACGGGAGACCCTCTGCCCCCGGCAACGCAACACCGGGTACTCCATCGACGGCGCGTTCGCCGAATACGCCGTCGCTGACGCCCGTTTCGCCGTCCCGGTTCCGGACGCCGTCGCTTCGATCGACGCGGCCCCGCTCACCTGCGCGGGAGTGACCACCTATGCCGCCGTCCGGGCCGCCGCAGTGCGACCGTCCGAACGGGTCGGCGTCTTCGGGATCGGCGGCCTGGGACATCTGGCGGTGCAGTACGCGCGACTCGTCGGCGGTGAGGTCGTCGCGGTCGACATCCTCGATCACAAACTGCGTCTGGCCACCGAACTGGGCGCCGACCATGTGGTCAACGCCGCCGCGGTCGATCCGGTCACCGCCATCGCGGACCTCGGGGGCCTCGACGTCGCCGTGGTGCTCTCGGTCGCGCCCGCGGTGTTCCGTCAGGCGTTCGCCTCGCTCAACCGGGGCGGCCGCCTGGTCCTGGTGTCACTGCCCGCGCACGGCGAGCTGACCCTGCCCATCTTCGACACCGTCCTCAAGGGCATCCGGGTCATCGGATCCATCGTCGGTACCCGAGAGGATCTGGCCGAAGTGTTCCGTCTGCACGCACTCGGACGCACCACCGTCATCACTCAGACCCGAGTGCTGCAGGACGTCGAGCAGTCCTTCACCGACGTGCTGAACGGCGCTGTCCCCGCGCGCATCGTGTTCGACCTCGAAGCGGTTCCCGCCGACGATCCGCGGGACCGGGCTTCACTACTCGGATGA
- the glgX gene encoding glycogen debranching protein GlgX has protein sequence MQVIPGRPHPLGVTTDPHAGPGCWNVAVASSAAERVWFCLLDTDPDTGGVTETRVELPAVDAGVWHGRVLGLRPGQRYGFRVDGPWDPAAGQLANPAKLLVDPYARAVVGDLVVGPAIYAHDVDDPSRPSTLDSAGSVPHSVIVAGAAVGARPDWNRPDTAIADTVLYELHVKGFTQLHPDVPAELRGTYAGLAHPAAVAHLTDLGITAVELLPVQHHVAETFLLDKGLDNYWGYNTIGFHAPHPGYSAAARAGDPAGAVDEFQDMVRTLHAAGIAVILDVVYNHTAEAGPTGPTLAYRGLDNANYYRLAPEDPSAYIDTTGCGNSLNVGHPTTLRLILDSLRYWVTEMGVDGFRFDLAPTLARSDGAFSDHAAFFEIAAQDPVLAEVTLIAEPWDVGQGDSYDIGRFPPGWSEWNGRFRDTVRDFWRSHDDRLPDLVTRFLGSADLYGGDRLADRRGPDASINLVTVHDGFTLADLVSYDHKHNEANGEDNRDGTDDNRSWNCGVEGPTDDPTVVGLRAAQTRALLATLLLARGVPLLLGGDERGRSQQGNNNAYCQDSALSWWDWTALRTPAAEALHAFTRDLLRVRRDHPVLRRHRYPPAAGERCYTPAGDPMTGTDWADGAAKSVTIVLDGRVEPVGSDPERAPGAVAADTDVLAVLVNAWWEPLDFTVPADVVGAGDDWCVVVDSLTPDRAGTTVSAGRVTVGPRSLLLLTPSSMDRPATTR, from the coding sequence ATGCAGGTCATCCCGGGTCGGCCGCACCCATTGGGCGTCACTACCGATCCGCACGCCGGGCCCGGGTGCTGGAACGTCGCCGTCGCTTCGTCGGCGGCCGAGCGGGTCTGGTTCTGCCTGCTCGACACCGATCCCGACACGGGCGGCGTCACCGAGACCCGGGTGGAACTGCCCGCTGTCGACGCCGGGGTCTGGCACGGCCGCGTCCTGGGCCTGCGCCCCGGGCAGCGCTACGGCTTCCGCGTCGACGGGCCATGGGACCCGGCCGCCGGCCAGCTGGCCAATCCGGCCAAGTTGCTCGTCGACCCCTACGCCCGCGCCGTCGTCGGTGATCTGGTCGTCGGCCCGGCGATCTACGCACATGACGTCGACGACCCGTCCCGGCCCAGCACCCTCGACTCGGCCGGGTCCGTCCCACACAGTGTGATCGTCGCGGGCGCTGCGGTCGGCGCTCGTCCGGACTGGAACCGGCCGGACACTGCGATCGCCGACACCGTGCTCTACGAGCTGCACGTGAAGGGCTTCACCCAGCTGCATCCCGATGTGCCCGCCGAGCTGCGCGGCACCTACGCCGGTCTGGCCCATCCGGCCGCCGTCGCCCACCTAACCGATCTGGGCATCACCGCCGTCGAGCTGCTTCCGGTGCAACACCACGTCGCCGAGACCTTCCTGCTGGACAAGGGTTTGGACAACTACTGGGGCTACAACACGATCGGCTTCCACGCCCCGCACCCCGGCTACTCGGCCGCGGCCCGGGCCGGCGACCCGGCCGGTGCGGTGGACGAGTTCCAGGACATGGTGCGCACGCTGCACGCCGCCGGCATTGCGGTCATCCTGGACGTCGTCTACAACCACACCGCCGAAGCCGGCCCCACCGGACCGACCCTGGCCTACCGCGGCCTGGACAACGCGAACTACTACCGGCTCGCTCCCGAGGACCCTTCGGCATACATCGACACCACGGGCTGTGGCAACTCGCTGAACGTCGGCCACCCGACGACCCTGCGGCTCATCCTGGACTCGTTGCGCTACTGGGTCACCGAGATGGGCGTCGACGGCTTCCGTTTCGACCTCGCTCCCACCCTGGCCCGCTCCGACGGGGCGTTCTCCGACCACGCCGCGTTCTTCGAGATCGCCGCCCAGGATCCGGTCCTCGCCGAGGTGACGTTGATCGCCGAACCGTGGGACGTGGGTCAGGGCGACAGCTACGACATCGGCCGGTTCCCGCCCGGGTGGTCGGAGTGGAACGGCCGTTTCCGGGACACCGTCCGCGACTTCTGGCGCAGTCACGACGACCGGCTGCCCGACCTGGTCACCCGGTTCCTCGGCTCGGCCGACCTCTACGGCGGGGACCGGCTGGCCGACCGGCGCGGACCGGACGCCTCGATCAACCTGGTCACCGTGCACGACGGGTTCACCCTGGCCGACCTGGTCAGTTACGACCACAAGCACAACGAGGCCAACGGGGAGGACAACCGCGACGGCACCGACGACAACCGTTCCTGGAACTGCGGTGTCGAGGGCCCGACCGACGATCCGACGGTAGTCGGGTTGCGGGCCGCCCAGACCCGGGCCCTGCTGGCCACCCTGCTGCTGGCCCGCGGGGTGCCGCTGTTACTCGGGGGCGACGAGCGGGGCCGCAGCCAGCAGGGCAACAACAACGCCTACTGCCAGGACTCCGCGCTGTCCTGGTGGGACTGGACCGCGCTGCGGACGCCCGCGGCCGAGGCCCTGCATGCCTTCACCCGGGACCTGCTCCGCGTGCGCCGCGATCACCCGGTACTGCGCCGGCACCGCTACCCACCGGCGGCGGGGGAGCGCTGCTACACGCCGGCCGGCGACCCGATGACCGGTACGGACTGGGCCGACGGGGCGGCCAAGAGCGTGACCATCGTGCTGGACGGCCGGGTCGAACCGGTCGGCAGCGACCCCGAACGGGCCCCCGGCGCGGTCGCCGCCGACACCGATGTCCTCGCCGTCCTCGTCAACGCCTGGTGGGAACCGTTGGATTTCACCGTCCCGGCCGACGTCGTCGGCGCCGGTGACGACTGGTGCGTCGTGGTCGACAGCCTGACCCCGGACCGGGCCGGGACGACCGTCAGCGCGGGTCGGGTGACGGTCGGCCCGCGGAGTCTGCTGCTGCTGACGCCTTCGTCGATGGACCGTCCGGCGACGACCCGCTGA
- a CDS encoding zinc-dependent alcohol dehydrogenase family protein encodes MKVWSVVTPGPIDSGPIARQERPIPLPGPGQVAVKVRCCGVCRTDLHVVEGDLPPHRRGVVPGHEVVGVVWAVGPRADRFTVGDRVGVAWLAATDGSCRFCRRGDENLCEEPQFTGWDRDGGYADVCVADERFVYDLPAGVDDEQAAPMLCAGIIGFRALRASGVRPGGRLGLYGFGGSAHLTAQIALHLGMRVHVMTRGEQNRGLATDLGVDSVRGAADAPPEQLDGAILFAPAGDLVPVALRALDDGGILAVAGIWLSGIPALDYQTHLFRERSMRSVTANTRQDGADFLALATRFGIRATTVPYPMDQAQRALSDLRHGRFAGAAVLVND; translated from the coding sequence ATGAAGGTGTGGTCGGTGGTGACCCCGGGGCCGATCGACAGCGGCCCGATCGCACGACAGGAGCGACCGATCCCTCTCCCGGGTCCCGGCCAGGTCGCGGTCAAGGTGCGCTGCTGCGGGGTGTGCCGGACGGATCTGCACGTCGTCGAAGGTGACCTCCCCCCGCACCGCCGGGGGGTCGTTCCCGGACACGAGGTGGTCGGCGTGGTGTGGGCCGTCGGGCCGCGGGCCGACCGCTTCACCGTCGGGGATCGAGTGGGGGTGGCGTGGCTGGCGGCCACCGACGGCAGCTGTCGGTTCTGCCGCCGCGGCGACGAGAACCTCTGCGAAGAGCCGCAGTTCACCGGATGGGATCGGGACGGCGGTTACGCCGACGTGTGCGTGGCCGACGAGCGGTTCGTCTACGACCTGCCGGCGGGCGTCGACGACGAGCAGGCGGCGCCGATGCTGTGCGCCGGCATCATCGGCTTCCGCGCGTTGCGGGCCAGCGGAGTACGGCCGGGCGGACGGCTCGGGCTCTACGGTTTCGGCGGCAGCGCCCACCTCACCGCGCAGATCGCCCTGCACCTCGGGATGCGGGTCCATGTGATGACCCGGGGAGAGCAGAACCGCGGTCTGGCCACCGACCTGGGTGTGGACTCCGTCCGGGGCGCCGCCGATGCCCCACCGGAACAACTCGACGGCGCCATCCTCTTCGCCCCGGCCGGTGACCTGGTCCCGGTGGCCCTGCGTGCGCTCGATGACGGGGGAATCCTGGCGGTGGCGGGTATCTGGCTGTCGGGGATTCCGGCGCTGGACTATCAGACCCACCTGTTCCGCGAACGGTCGATGCGAAGCGTGACGGCCAATACCCGGCAGGACGGAGCGGATTTTCTCGCCCTAGCAACGCGTTTCGGGATCCGCGCGACCACAGTCCCGTACCCCATGGATCAGGCCCAGCGAGCGTTGTCCGACCTGCGCCACGGCCGGTTCGCCGGCGCGGCGGTCCTGGTGAACGACTGA
- the cydB gene encoding cytochrome d ubiquinol oxidase subunit II, translating to MDLPTVWFVLIAVLWTGFFVLEGFDFGVGALHAVVGRTDAERRSALSAIGPWWDGNEVWLVVPVAGTFAAFPPWYGAWLSGQYLVFWGGLAALIVRGVALEFGRHADGAAARRVWTVLLSVASLLAPAFLGLALGDLVAGLPLDGAGDLVGGAGAAFTPYGLLVAATLTMLCLAHGATFLTLRTTGTVEGRASTLRRRLLLPATTLVVLLAVVTVVAHRPGAVATVAVLVPVAAAVVATLWSGGASAGRTFAASAVAIGGTVAAIFVGLFPNVLVSTDPATTLTVAGTAASPYALQVMSITTAVLLPIVLAYQAWGFWVFRARVSGSSPDGPSTKASAAADSAGRPSPDPR from the coding sequence ATGGATCTGCCCACCGTCTGGTTCGTGCTCATCGCCGTCCTGTGGACCGGGTTTTTCGTCCTGGAGGGCTTCGACTTCGGGGTCGGCGCCCTGCACGCCGTGGTCGGCCGCACCGACGCCGAGCGGCGCAGCGCGCTGTCGGCCATCGGTCCCTGGTGGGACGGCAACGAGGTGTGGCTGGTGGTGCCGGTCGCCGGCACCTTCGCCGCGTTCCCGCCCTGGTACGGCGCCTGGCTGTCCGGCCAGTACCTCGTTTTCTGGGGCGGACTGGCCGCCCTCATCGTCCGCGGTGTCGCTCTGGAGTTCGGCAGGCATGCCGACGGGGCGGCGGCCCGGCGGGTGTGGACGGTCCTGCTGTCGGTCGCCTCGCTGCTGGCACCCGCCTTCCTGGGTCTGGCGCTGGGCGATCTGGTCGCCGGTCTGCCGCTCGACGGGGCGGGCGACCTGGTCGGCGGTGCCGGAGCGGCGTTCACCCCCTACGGCCTCCTGGTGGCCGCGACGCTGACAATGCTGTGCCTGGCCCACGGGGCGACATTCCTGACCCTGCGCACCACCGGCACCGTGGAGGGGCGGGCCAGCACGCTGCGTCGCCGGTTGCTGCTGCCGGCGACCACGCTCGTCGTGCTGCTGGCGGTCGTGACGGTGGTCGCGCATCGTCCGGGGGCGGTGGCGACCGTCGCCGTGCTGGTTCCGGTGGCTGCGGCAGTCGTCGCGACCCTGTGGTCGGGGGGCGCGTCCGCGGGCCGGACGTTCGCGGCGTCCGCGGTGGCCATCGGCGGCACGGTGGCCGCGATCTTCGTCGGGCTGTTCCCCAACGTGCTGGTCTCGACCGATCCGGCGACGACCCTGACCGTCGCCGGGACCGCGGCCAGTCCCTATGCCCTGCAGGTCATGTCGATCACGACCGCCGTCCTGCTGCCGATCGTGCTGGCCTATCAGGCGTGGGGCTTCTGGGTGTTCCGGGCCCGGGTCAGCGGGTCGTCGCCGGACGGTCCATCGACGAAGGCGTCAGCAGCAGCAGACTCCGCGGGCCGACCGTCACCCGACCCGCGCTGA
- a CDS encoding DUF6544 family protein, which produces MPGLTRSPTGTQAEATAWNMSPPRAARPVTRLWQHLSTTTYPERVYDPAEWADHPEPVRRWLDHAIAAGTPLWSVGQLRMTGTIRLGRWRPFTATQVLAPERGYIWSARARVAGLPVSGYDRFGDGVGEMRWRGCGIIPVLNSAGPDVALSAAGRLAAEIVFVPTAFMIGHWTADDRDRDVLVGHLPGPATRRAVRIRLDPGGRVTQVRVRRWGAPAGHPLDWYPFVVSASAETTVGGVTIPSVLRAAWCPDGSPAGDGEFYRATVTHAIFH; this is translated from the coding sequence ATGCCCGGCCTCACCCGCTCACCCACCGGCACTCAGGCCGAGGCGACCGCCTGGAACATGTCGCCGCCGCGGGCGGCGCGACCGGTCACGCGTCTGTGGCAGCACCTGTCGACGACGACGTACCCCGAGCGGGTCTACGACCCGGCCGAGTGGGCCGACCATCCGGAGCCGGTCCGCCGCTGGCTCGATCACGCCATCGCGGCGGGCACGCCACTGTGGTCGGTGGGGCAACTGCGGATGACCGGGACGATCCGGTTGGGCCGGTGGCGCCCGTTCACCGCGACCCAGGTTCTGGCGCCGGAACGGGGCTACATCTGGTCGGCTCGGGCGAGGGTGGCCGGGCTTCCGGTCAGCGGCTACGACCGATTCGGCGACGGTGTCGGTGAGATGCGATGGCGAGGGTGCGGCATCATCCCGGTCCTGAACTCCGCCGGCCCGGATGTCGCGTTGTCGGCGGCTGGGCGACTGGCCGCCGAGATCGTTTTCGTGCCCACCGCTTTCATGATCGGCCACTGGACTGCCGACGATCGCGACCGTGACGTCCTGGTCGGTCACCTGCCCGGCCCGGCGACCCGGCGCGCCGTCCGTATCCGGCTAGACCCCGGCGGGCGGGTCACCCAGGTGAGGGTACGGCGATGGGGCGCCCCGGCCGGTCACCCGCTCGACTGGTACCCGTTCGTCGTCAGCGCCTCGGCGGAGACGACTGTCGGCGGCGTCACCATTCCCAGCGTCCTGCGAGCTGCGTGGTGCCCCGACGGATCACCGGCCGGCGACGGCGAGTTCTACCGCGCGACCGTCACCCACGCGATCTTCCACTGA